The following proteins are co-located in the Thermodesulfobacteriota bacterium genome:
- a CDS encoding YkgJ family cysteine cluster protein encodes MIDQPLMQSIPDRKFRFACHKDLPCFTKCCANLNLVLTPYDVIRLKNRLNLSSEAFLETFTTSDIDQSYGVPVVRLKMKDDESRNCPFVSRKGCAVYEDRPGACRLYPLGRAALKISEKYSAGEYYFVVKESHCLGFNEEQEWTVQEWIVDQGVDEDNETNELFMNITAGRQAKVIKALSDPQLQMFYLACYNLDEFRRFVFETTFLDKFDIAPDVLTHIQTDDMKLMAFAFKWLRFSLFGEKTLQIRQHLRV; translated from the coding sequence ATGATAGATCAGCCATTGATGCAATCCATACCGGACCGAAAGTTTAGGTTTGCCTGCCATAAAGACTTGCCTTGCTTCACCAAGTGTTGTGCCAATCTTAATCTGGTGCTTACACCTTACGATGTCATTCGCCTTAAAAACAGGCTCAACCTCTCATCAGAGGCATTTTTAGAAACTTTCACCACCAGTGATATCGACCAATCCTATGGTGTTCCGGTGGTCAGGTTAAAAATGAAAGACGATGAAAGCAGAAACTGTCCGTTTGTAAGCCGGAAAGGTTGTGCGGTCTATGAAGATCGGCCCGGTGCCTGTCGGCTTTACCCGTTGGGACGTGCGGCTTTAAAAATTAGTGAAAAATATTCTGCCGGCGAGTATTACTTTGTGGTGAAAGAATCTCATTGTCTCGGATTCAACGAAGAACAGGAATGGACGGTTCAAGAATGGATCGTGGATCAAGGGGTGGATGAAGATAATGAAACAAATGAGTTGTTTATGAATATTACTGCAGGCAGGCAGGCAAAAGTCATTAAGGCGCTCAGCGACCCGCAACTACAGATGTTTTATCTGGCCTGCTACAACCTGGATGAATTCAGGCGCTTTGTATTTGAAACCACTTTTCTGGATAAGTTTGACATTGCCCCGGATGTTCTGACCCATATTCAAACAGATGATATGAAATTGATGGCATTTGCCTTTAAATGGCTTAGATTTTCTCTCTTCGGAGAAAAGACGCTTCAAATCAGGCAACATCTCCGTGTTTAA
- a CDS encoding YkgJ family cysteine cluster protein has protein sequence MTKSNKENKRQGLTVLTPKERFNFECHQGLDCFTRCCRNITIFLTPYDIIRMKNALKITSEDFLARYTDIVVGDAGLPVAVLRMGDDDKKSCPFVAPEGCKIYQDRPWACRIYPLKPESTELTEKSGKEYYSVMDVPFCLGLAEDRAMTVERWKVEQGIPLYLEMENPFKNITMNKSLRNNKIINKKIQEMYYMACYDLDRFRRFVFESKFLATFEMDRKTVEKIRQDDVELYKFAMTWLEYGLLGQHVLKVKPAVMEAKKQELKNK, from the coding sequence ATGACAAAAAGCAACAAAGAGAATAAAAGGCAAGGCTTAACCGTACTCACTCCGAAAGAGCGGTTTAATTTTGAGTGTCATCAAGGCCTAGATTGCTTTACACGGTGTTGTCGTAATATTACTATTTTTCTGACCCCCTATGATATCATTCGTATGAAAAACGCACTTAAAATAACTTCGGAAGATTTTTTAGCCCGCTATACCGATATTGTGGTCGGCGATGCAGGATTGCCGGTAGCCGTGTTGAGAATGGGCGATGACGATAAGAAAAGCTGTCCCTTTGTGGCCCCAGAGGGATGCAAAATATACCAGGATCGGCCCTGGGCCTGCAGAATATATCCACTAAAACCTGAAAGTACCGAACTAACAGAAAAATCAGGAAAAGAATATTATTCTGTTATGGATGTTCCCTTCTGCCTCGGTCTTGCTGAGGATAGAGCCATGACTGTGGAAAGATGGAAGGTCGAACAGGGGATTCCCCTTTACTTAGAGATGGAAAATCCTTTTAAGAATATCACCATGAATAAATCTCTTAGAAATAATAAAATTATCAATAAAAAGATCCAGGAGATGTATTATATGGCCTGTTATGACCTGGATCGTTTCAGGCGCTTTGTATTTGAAAGCAAGTTTTTAGCGACCTTTGAGATGGACAGGAAAACGGTGGAAAAAATAAGGCAAGATGATGTTGAACTTTATAAATTCGCTATGACATGGCTGGAATACGGTTTGCTCGGACAGCATGTGCTCAAGGTAAAACCCGCTGTCATGGAGGCCAAAAAGCAGGAGTTGAAAAACAAATGA
- a CDS encoding sigma 54-interacting transcriptional regulator produces the protein MNRQMKNGSHSQISPHITETILESISDGVFTIDRNWRITSFNRAAEKITGIFRQEAIGKQCCEVFRSNMCETDCALRRTMKLGKPFVDTSTYIVNGEKRRIPVSVCTSLLKDENGTVIGGVETFRDMSTVEELRKRLDVKYQQGDMISRSPLMHKIFAILPQVAQSDSSVLIQGETGTGKELLARAIHEQSPRCKKPFIAINCGALPDTLLESELFGYKAGAFTNAKKDKPGHFALAQGGTILLDEIGDVSSAFQVRLLRVLQERSFLPLGGTQAVKADVRVIAASNKNLENLVKKEVFRQDLYYRINVVRIDLPPLRHRKEDIPLLTEHFINRLNRLRGKKITGFNQEALSLLMSHSYPGNIRELENIIEHAFVLCLEGQIKPDALPDFLIPTTPNPKEGDTINSTLKQVEVQVIIDTLKRNKYNRLATADELGMHKSTLFRKIKALGIYLPKMNGRRKSD, from the coding sequence ATGAACAGGCAAATGAAGAACGGCAGCCATAGCCAAATATCACCCCACATAACGGAAACCATACTGGAAAGCATTTCCGATGGGGTTTTTACCATAGATCGTAACTGGCGGATTACCTCTTTTAACCGTGCCGCCGAAAAGATTACGGGTATCTTCCGTCAGGAAGCCATCGGCAAACAGTGCTGCGAAGTTTTTCGTTCAAACATGTGTGAGACGGACTGTGCTTTGCGCCGCACCATGAAACTGGGCAAGCCTTTTGTGGACACTTCCACCTATATCGTTAATGGTGAAAAACGGCGCATTCCGGTAAGCGTATGTACTTCCCTGCTAAAAGATGAAAATGGAACGGTAATAGGCGGTGTTGAAACCTTCCGTGATATGAGCACGGTAGAGGAGTTGCGCAAGAGGCTTGACGTAAAATATCAGCAGGGAGATATGATCAGCCGCAGTCCTTTGATGCACAAAATATTTGCCATTCTTCCCCAGGTGGCCCAAAGCGACTCATCGGTATTGATTCAGGGAGAAACAGGAACCGGCAAAGAGCTTTTGGCCCGAGCAATTCATGAACAAAGCCCGAGATGTAAAAAGCCGTTTATTGCAATCAATTGCGGTGCCCTGCCGGACACCTTGCTGGAATCTGAGCTTTTCGGGTACAAGGCAGGGGCGTTTACCAATGCAAAAAAGGACAAGCCGGGACATTTTGCCCTTGCCCAGGGCGGCACCATTCTTTTGGATGAAATCGGTGATGTCAGCAGCGCATTTCAGGTGCGGCTCTTGCGCGTGTTGCAGGAACGCAGTTTTCTCCCTCTTGGAGGGACACAAGCGGTTAAGGCCGATGTCCGTGTCATCGCCGCATCCAATAAAAACCTTGAAAATCTGGTAAAAAAGGAAGTCTTCCGACAGGATCTTTATTATAGAATAAACGTGGTACGAATAGATCTTCCGCCCCTTCGCCACCGCAAGGAAGACATTCCGCTTTTGACCGAGCATTTTATCAACCGGCTCAATCGGTTGCGAGGTAAAAAAATAACCGGCTTCAACCAGGAAGCGCTTTCGCTTCTGATGTCACATTCTTACCCCGGCAATATTCGGGAACTGGAAAATATTATTGAACATGCCTTTGTGCTTTGCCTGGAGGGACAAATCAAACCGGATGCACTACCCGATTTTCTTATACCCACCACTCCCAATCCAAAAGAGGGCGATACGATCAACTCAACCTTGAAACAGGTTGAAGTCCAGGTGATCATAGACACACTCAAACGTAATAAATACAATCGTCTGGCAACCGCTGATGAGCTTGGTATGCATAAAAGCACCCTATTTAGAAAGATTAAAGCTCTGGGTATCTATCTTCCGAAAATGAACGGTCGCAGAAAATCCGATTAA
- a CDS encoding SEC-C metal-binding domain-containing protein, producing the protein MSISNKLQFEAMTEAELDPVLQLLQGGNPETIALKAGITREQLFQMRDDLLSQAERKRVELTDVKSDKIGRNESCPCGSGKKYKHCCLEKHEAAKRMNQMEQKKDLQEKEKEQEQLIRHIEKAFSLLGSHQYSKAIHSALNLLKRYPNEDRLHDIVATGHLYSGECEEAIKICSHRLVVSRSEKAYFIEHGRYRDAEIDRPALSYYYPPLTWLQKYWIALKAKDYKAQYPEPENPKIITLVKNLQTADDTNQFPQKHSNGLELRRDKLGKTLDRLKETGPEVIPYILPLACKYSWTGLFVPEILSCYKNERAKGALIDISMFGFSYASGASLHYLEKIGESVVPDIDEAFARDQEFDSIKTGIVSVLGNIRTPASYELLLRLLEHKSSHIVNWAGDALGKFNNVKALPAMVAANERIGGEKMIDAAIQKLKDL; encoded by the coding sequence ATGAGCATTTCCAATAAGTTACAATTTGAAGCCATGACAGAAGCAGAGCTTGATCCTGTATTGCAACTTCTTCAGGGGGGCAATCCGGAGACTATCGCTTTAAAAGCTGGAATAACCAGGGAACAACTGTTTCAGATGCGTGATGATTTGCTGTCTCAGGCTGAACGCAAAAGGGTCGAACTTACCGATGTAAAATCGGATAAAATCGGCAGGAATGAATCCTGTCCGTGCGGATCGGGGAAAAAATACAAACATTGCTGTCTGGAAAAACATGAGGCGGCAAAGCGCATGAATCAGATGGAACAAAAAAAAGATCTTCAGGAAAAGGAAAAAGAACAGGAACAACTGATCCGGCATATAGAAAAGGCTTTTTCCCTGCTGGGTTCACACCAATATTCCAAAGCCATACATTCTGCATTAAATTTGCTCAAGCGTTACCCCAATGAGGACAGACTTCACGACATCGTGGCAACGGGTCACTTATATTCCGGTGAGTGCGAGGAAGCGATTAAAATCTGCAGTCATCGATTGGTTGTTTCCAGATCGGAAAAAGCGTATTTTATCGAACACGGGCGTTATCGCGATGCTGAAATAGACAGGCCTGCATTGTCCTACTACTATCCTCCCCTCACCTGGCTGCAAAAATACTGGATTGCGCTCAAGGCAAAAGATTATAAGGCGCAGTATCCTGAGCCGGAAAATCCGAAAATAATCACACTGGTCAAAAACCTCCAAACGGCTGATGATACCAACCAATTCCCCCAGAAGCACTCCAATGGCCTTGAACTGCGGCGTGATAAACTGGGGAAAACACTGGATAGGCTCAAGGAAACAGGACCTGAAGTTATTCCATATATCCTGCCTTTGGCTTGTAAATACTCCTGGACAGGTCTTTTTGTCCCTGAAATTCTTTCCTGTTATAAAAACGAACGGGCCAAGGGTGCTCTGATTGACATATCCATGTTTGGTTTTTCCTATGCCTCAGGAGCCAGCCTTCATTATCTGGAGAAAATAGGAGAAAGCGTAGTACCTGACATTGACGAGGCGTTTGCCAGAGATCAGGAGTTTGACTCCATAAAAACCGGAATCGTATCGGTGCTGGGAAATATTCGCACCCCGGCCTCTTATGAGTTGCTTTTACGCCTTCTTGAGCATAAGAGTTCTCATATCGTCAATTGGGCTGGAGATGCCCTGGGTAAATTCAACAACGTAAAGGCTCTGCCTGCTATGGTTGCCGCCAATGAAAGAATCGGGGGCGAAAAAATGATCGATGCAGCAATCCAAAAACTTAAAGATTTATAG
- a CDS encoding ogr/Delta-like zinc finger family protein: MVQPKTPRCPHCGQKMKKWKVPIASTWPNEFFYVCFNDACSYFVQGWEQIWEQTATKASYRCRLDPDTGKCAPLPVWSSDALKDDIIEE; encoded by the coding sequence ATGGTCCAACCGAAAACGCCACGATGCCCTCACTGTGGACAAAAGATGAAAAAATGGAAGGTCCCCATTGCCTCCACCTGGCCCAATGAATTTTTTTATGTCTGTTTTAACGATGCCTGCTCCTATTTCGTTCAGGGTTGGGAACAAATATGGGAACAGACGGCAACAAAGGCATCGTATCGCTGCCGTTTAGATCCCGATACCGGTAAATGCGCGCCCCTTCCGGTGTGGTCCTCTGACGCCCTCAAAGATGATATTATTGAGGAATAA
- a CDS encoding diadenylate cyclase produces MKIGNAFNRICGPKKKCVADVLEQTIQLAVEIAREGREGRKIGTLFVVSDEKEVLKRSRPLILDPLYGHPIDRKKIYDPNMRETVKELAQLDGAFIVSGDGVVISAARYINASSRRIELPLGLGSRHVAAASISRDTQAVAVVVSESSVVRVFNEGQLIAEIIPEIWLFGNEGFKIPGPHEEQKIADLRIVSIKTGQKLKPDDIKGSAGVDFARDN; encoded by the coding sequence ATGAAGATTGGGAACGCTTTTAATCGAATTTGTGGGCCTAAAAAAAAATGTGTTGCCGATGTACTGGAGCAAACAATCCAGTTGGCTGTTGAGATTGCCAGAGAAGGCCGTGAAGGCCGGAAAATCGGCACCCTTTTTGTCGTTTCCGATGAAAAGGAAGTTTTAAAAAGGTCACGACCTCTGATCCTCGATCCTCTTTATGGCCACCCGATAGACAGAAAAAAAATCTATGACCCCAACATGCGGGAAACGGTCAAAGAACTAGCCCAACTGGACGGTGCCTTTATTGTAAGCGGCGATGGAGTGGTAATTTCAGCTGCCCGCTATATCAACGCTTCATCCCGTCGGATTGAACTGCCGTTGGGGTTGGGAAGCCGGCATGTGGCGGCGGCTTCCATCAGCCGTGACACCCAGGCGGTGGCTGTGGTCGTATCTGAAAGCTCTGTGGTTCGCGTTTTCAACGAAGGCCAATTGATCGCCGAAATCATCCCGGAAATCTGGTTATTCGGAAATGAGGGCTTTAAAATTCCAGGACCGCATGAAGAACAGAAAATAGCTGATTTGCGTATTGTGTCGATAAAAACCGGCCAAAAATTGAAACCAGACGATATAAAAGGTTCAGCGGGTGTCGATTTTGCAAGAGATAATTGA
- a CDS encoding sigma 54-interacting transcriptional regulator, which translates to MDQIQHSIEQNCHIIFDSIEEGVFTVDLDWRITSFNRAAEKITGVSREKAIGRPCLEIFCANVCKTDCVLRKVLNTNKPIVNMPVYIIRSDAKRIPISVNATILRDDRGHIVGGVETFRDLSNLSKLQKSFYKHYSFGNIVSRNKKMLEIFSTLLLISESDCTVLIEGETGTGKELLARAVHNNSPQKNGPFIPVNCGALPNTLIESELFGYKAGAFTDAKTDKPGRFELAQNGTIFLDEIGDIPRSLQNRLLRVLEENAYEPLGSVKPAKTNARIVAATNRELEKLVEKNKFREDLYFRINVMKLTLPELAKRKEDIPLLVDHFIQRFNSDKKKNILGVSHEAMAALVLYDWPGNIRELENAIEHAFVLCREELIGLHHLPDELLSKINATFAATGTTLREIEKNAIFQTLQRNNWKRAVTADELGINKNTLRRKIIRYGIEMEKERYKE; encoded by the coding sequence ATGGACCAAATCCAGCATTCCATAGAACAGAATTGTCATATCATATTTGACAGTATCGAAGAGGGTGTCTTTACGGTTGACTTGGACTGGCGTATTACTTCGTTTAACCGGGCAGCGGAAAAAATTACCGGGGTATCGAGGGAAAAGGCCATCGGACGGCCATGTTTAGAGATTTTTTGTGCCAATGTATGCAAAACAGATTGTGTTCTTCGCAAGGTATTGAATACCAACAAACCGATTGTAAATATGCCGGTTTACATCATCCGTTCTGATGCAAAGCGTATCCCCATCAGTGTTAATGCTACCATACTAAGAGATGACAGAGGCCATATCGTTGGCGGTGTTGAGACCTTCAGGGATTTGTCTAATTTGAGTAAGTTACAAAAGTCCTTTTACAAGCATTACTCTTTTGGAAATATTGTCAGCAGGAATAAAAAGATGCTGGAGATTTTTTCAACCCTGCTTTTAATTTCTGAAAGCGATTGCACCGTGTTAATAGAAGGGGAAACCGGCACAGGAAAAGAATTGTTGGCCCGGGCGGTGCATAATAACAGCCCGCAAAAAAATGGTCCTTTTATACCGGTCAACTGCGGAGCGTTACCCAACACCCTGATAGAATCAGAACTTTTTGGATACAAGGCAGGGGCCTTTACCGATGCCAAAACAGACAAGCCGGGTCGTTTTGAACTTGCGCAAAACGGGACGATTTTCTTAGATGAGATCGGAGATATTCCCCGGTCCTTGCAAAATCGTCTGTTGCGAGTTCTGGAAGAAAATGCTTATGAGCCTTTAGGTTCCGTAAAACCTGCCAAGACCAACGCCAGAATTGTAGCCGCAACCAATCGAGAACTGGAAAAATTGGTTGAAAAAAACAAATTCAGGGAAGATCTTTATTTTCGCATTAATGTGATGAAACTGACCCTGCCTGAGCTTGCGAAACGAAAGGAGGATATTCCTCTTTTAGTGGATCATTTTATCCAGCGTTTCAATAGTGATAAAAAGAAGAATATTTTAGGTGTCTCCCATGAAGCAATGGCTGCATTAGTACTTTATGACTGGCCCGGCAACATCCGCGAGCTTGAAAATGCCATTGAACACGCTTTTGTACTTTGCAGAGAAGAGCTTATTGGCCTGCATCACTTGCCGGATGAGCTTTTATCAAAGATTAATGCAACCTTTGCTGCAACAGGGACCACCCTGAGAGAAATTGAAAAAAACGCGATTTTCCAGACGCTTCAGAGAAATAACTGGAAAAGAGCGGTCACCGCCGATGAACTCGGAATCAACAAAAACACCCTCCGCCGCAAAATCATACGCTACGGAATTGAAATGGAAAAAGAGAGGTATAAGGAATGA
- the aprB gene encoding adenylyl-sulfate reductase subunit beta, with product MPSFVIDEKCDGCKGGDKTACMYICPNDLMVLDADRMKAYNSEPDMCWECYNCVKICPTQAVEVRGYADFTPLGASVVPMRGSEDIMWTVKFRGGTIKRFKFPIRTTPEGEAKPDGGFGIGPGTLDDQLLFTEPASLKEDKLWTLGD from the coding sequence ATGCCTAGTTTTGTCATTGATGAAAAATGCGATGGATGTAAGGGAGGGGACAAAACTGCATGCATGTACATTTGCCCTAACGATCTAATGGTGCTGGATGCAGATAGAATGAAAGCGTATAATTCCGAGCCGGATATGTGCTGGGAATGTTATAATTGTGTAAAAATATGCCCCACCCAGGCGGTTGAGGTAAGGGGTTATGCTGATTTTACTCCACTGGGTGCAAGCGTTGTCCCCATGAGGGGTTCAGAAGATATCATGTGGACCGTCAAATTCCGCGGAGGTACGATTAAACGGTTCAAGTTTCCCATCAGAACCACACCGGAAGGGGAAGCTAAACCGGACGGCGGATTTGGCATAGGACCGGGAACTTTGGATGATCAGCTCCTGTTCACGGAACCGGCATCATTGAAAGAGGATAAACTCTGGACACTTGGAGATTAA
- the aprA gene encoding adenylyl-sulfate reductase subunit alpha — MQEFKTIEVTTDLLIIGPGMAGCGACVEGAHWAKENNLKVTVVDKAAMERSGAVGMGLSAINQYQGENSPPDYLSYVRQDLMGLCRDDLVMDISRHVNGTVHMFEGYGLPIWKDGEGNYVHEGRWQLMINGESYKAIVAEAGKNAVGIDNIVERVFVVRLLLDKNDKTKVAGAIGFSVRDPEIYVFKFKACIACAGGAVHVFKPRSTGEGLGRAWYPPWNAGSTSYLTTTAGAEMTSQEVVFIPGRYKDAYGPVGAWFLLFKAAATSANGFNYMAEGLAEGGELHNWPPYGEVKPIPTCLRNHLMMIEMYQKGDGPILIHTDKAIKKIADEAPDEKAYKKEIKKLEAEAWEDFLDMTISQAVLWAAKDVFPEEGPSEIQPSEPYFIGSHSGASGAWCSGPEDIQTEESKNEYFWGYNRMTTVKGLFAAGDGVGLSSHKFSSGSFTEGRIAAKAAIKYCVDNPEMPEFDSAEVDKLKEQLVLPLKHYEEHTAYTTLGTATRKYDLPVEEVNPNYITPKMAIFRLNKIMDEYVAGWGTQYTCSAITLNIALDLLKLLKEDLSKLAARNLHELMRCWENIHRVQIAEAHTRHKLFREETRWPGYYYRSDFKKMDEDKWGKVFVNSVYDAEKDEFTMLTRPLMHLVDIKEVVGM; from the coding sequence ATGCAAGAATTCAAAACGATCGAGGTGACGACTGATTTATTGATTATCGGTCCAGGAATGGCAGGATGCGGTGCATGCGTGGAAGGTGCACATTGGGCCAAAGAAAATAATTTGAAAGTCACCGTGGTGGACAAAGCGGCTATGGAACGAAGCGGTGCTGTGGGAATGGGACTTTCAGCCATTAATCAATATCAGGGTGAAAATTCTCCCCCCGATTACCTCAGCTATGTCAGGCAAGACCTGATGGGCCTTTGCCGGGACGACCTGGTCATGGATATTTCCAGACACGTCAATGGAACAGTCCACATGTTTGAAGGGTACGGACTTCCCATCTGGAAAGATGGAGAAGGCAATTATGTTCATGAAGGCCGGTGGCAACTTATGATCAACGGCGAATCTTATAAGGCCATCGTTGCGGAAGCCGGGAAGAATGCGGTTGGTATTGACAATATTGTCGAACGCGTATTTGTGGTTCGACTTTTACTCGACAAAAACGATAAAACTAAAGTGGCAGGCGCCATCGGGTTTAGCGTGAGAGATCCCGAAATCTATGTATTTAAATTTAAGGCCTGCATTGCCTGTGCAGGCGGTGCCGTTCACGTTTTCAAACCACGGTCAACCGGAGAAGGCTTGGGCAGAGCTTGGTATCCACCCTGGAACGCAGGATCAACCTCCTACCTGACCACCACTGCCGGCGCCGAAATGACTTCTCAGGAAGTGGTTTTTATACCGGGAAGATACAAGGATGCATATGGTCCGGTTGGGGCATGGTTCTTGCTGTTTAAGGCGGCAGCGACTTCTGCCAACGGTTTCAACTACATGGCTGAAGGTTTGGCTGAAGGGGGCGAACTTCACAACTGGCCACCCTATGGGGAAGTGAAACCGATCCCCACCTGTCTCAGGAACCACCTGATGATGATTGAAATGTACCAGAAAGGTGATGGCCCCATTTTAATTCATACGGATAAGGCCATTAAAAAGATTGCGGATGAAGCGCCTGATGAAAAAGCGTATAAAAAGGAAATAAAAAAGCTTGAGGCCGAGGCATGGGAGGATTTTCTCGACATGACCATCAGCCAGGCGGTTCTGTGGGCGGCAAAAGATGTCTTTCCCGAGGAGGGACCCTCCGAAATCCAGCCATCCGAGCCTTATTTTATCGGCTCCCACTCCGGAGCATCCGGTGCATGGTGCAGTGGCCCTGAAGATATCCAGACCGAAGAATCCAAGAATGAGTATTTCTGGGGGTATAACCGTATGACTACGGTTAAAGGTCTGTTTGCAGCCGGTGACGGGGTCGGACTGTCAAGCCACAAGTTCTCTTCGGGTTCTTTTACCGAGGGGCGGATCGCAGCAAAAGCAGCGATAAAGTACTGTGTGGATAACCCTGAAATGCCTGAATTTGATTCCGCAGAGGTGGATAAGCTCAAAGAACAGCTTGTGCTCCCGCTTAAGCACTATGAAGAGCATACCGCTTACACCACCCTGGGTACGGCTACCCGAAAATATGATCTGCCGGTGGAAGAGGTCAATCCAAATTATATTACTCCTAAAATGGCCATCTTCCGGCTCAACAAGATCATGGATGAATATGTAGCCGGCTGGGGTACTCAGTATACCTGCAGCGCGATTACACTGAACATTGCTCTGGATCTGCTGAAACTCCTCAAAGAGGATCTTTCCAAGCTTGCTGCCCGGAATCTCCATGAACTGATGCGGTGCTGGGAAAATATTCACCGGGTTCAGATTGCCGAAGCCCATACCCGACATAAACTGTTCCGCGAGGAAACCAGATGGCCCGGGTACTACTACCGTTCGGATTTCAAAAAGATGGATGAAGATAAATGGGGAAAGGTGTTTGTCAACTCTGTTTACGATGCGGAAAAAGATGAGTTTACCATGCTGACAAGACCATTAATGCACCTGGTGGACATTAAAGAGGTGGTAGGCATGTAA
- a CDS encoding antibiotic biosynthesis monooxygenase family protein, with product MAVQVLIKRKFVKEKAEEVATLMVKLRSLARAQPGYMSSESLKCIEPPHDDEYLIRSTWQSAEDWKKWLNSKDRSAIQQQIDSITQEKTEYRIYEPLVGGIIPKKK from the coding sequence ATGGCTGTTCAGGTGTTGATCAAACGAAAATTTGTAAAAGAAAAAGCTGAAGAGGTCGCCACACTCATGGTAAAATTACGATCCCTCGCCCGGGCACAACCGGGCTACATGTCCAGTGAGTCATTAAAATGCATCGAACCACCCCATGACGACGAGTACCTGATCAGATCGACCTGGCAATCTGCCGAAGACTGGAAGAAATGGCTAAATAGCAAAGACAGAAGTGCCATTCAGCAGCAGATCGATTCCATAACCCAAGAAAAAACCGAGTACAGAATTTATGAACCATTGGTAGGGGGTATCATCCCGAAAAAAAAATGA
- a CDS encoding CBS domain-containing protein, which produces MHIVTTHKGTDFDALASIVAANLLYPGMITVLPGSLNPNVHAFLSLHKDLFDFCTPEKISLDKVSKLTVVDTNRWDRLDRLDSLKKDPHLEIILFDHHTHKGDINAKWQCQEEMGANITLMLRYIKAQKESITPIQASLFLAGLYEDTGNLTFQSTKAEDAHAAGYLLDKGAELQIVGTFLSPAYGPKQKDVLYRLLKNPSRTTVGGNLFSINRLRVHGYVSNLAVVVQMYRQILNVETAFGIFALDGNRCLVIGRSSSRGIDVAAVMRHMGGGGHPGAGSAMLKSTDPAAVEDWIRAMIGEDHQASMKIRDLMSFPVLSLNPEMTMSQAGKVLREKGYKGSPVVTGGKLVGILSRRDFQKIKKAPHFQSPVKAFMSTRVITIHPEESPGQAAHLMIKNDLGRLPVVDEGEIVGIFSRSDVVANLYGLCPLGNCLATGCKQNIFSFDTA; this is translated from the coding sequence GTGCATATTGTAACCACCCATAAAGGCACTGACTTCGACGCGTTGGCATCCATCGTTGCGGCAAATTTGTTATATCCGGGCATGATAACGGTTTTGCCGGGAAGCCTCAATCCGAATGTCCATGCGTTCCTGTCGCTGCATAAAGATCTGTTTGACTTCTGCACCCCTGAAAAAATCAGCTTGGATAAAGTATCTAAACTGACTGTGGTTGATACAAACAGGTGGGACCGTCTGGATCGGCTGGATTCTCTGAAGAAAGACCCGCATCTTGAAATTATCCTGTTCGACCATCATACCCACAAGGGGGATATCAACGCGAAATGGCAGTGCCAGGAAGAGATGGGCGCAAATATTACGCTGATGCTGCGTTATATCAAGGCGCAGAAAGAGTCAATCACCCCCATTCAGGCCAGCCTTTTTCTGGCAGGTCTTTATGAAGATACCGGCAATCTCACCTTTCAATCCACAAAGGCGGAAGATGCCCATGCGGCAGGTTATTTGCTTGACAAAGGAGCGGAGCTTCAGATTGTCGGTACATTTCTCAGCCCGGCATACGGCCCAAAACAAAAAGATGTGCTGTACCGGCTGCTTAAAAATCCTTCCAGAACCACGGTGGGTGGAAATTTGTTTAGCATAAACCGCCTAAGAGTTCATGGTTACGTGAGCAATCTTGCCGTGGTGGTTCAGATGTACCGGCAAATATTGAATGTGGAAACGGCCTTCGGTATCTTTGCGCTGGATGGAAATCGCTGCCTGGTAATCGGCCGGAGTTCGTCGAGGGGTATTGATGTGGCAGCTGTCATGCGGCACATGGGGGGTGGCGGGCATCCCGGCGCAGGTTCGGCCATGCTGAAATCGACAGATCCGGCTGCTGTGGAAGATTGGATCAGGGCAATGATTGGTGAAGACCATCAAGCATCTATGAAAATTCGGGATTTGATGTCCTTTCCCGTACTGTCGTTGAATCCCGAAATGACCATGAGCCAGGCCGGAAAAGTGTTGCGGGAAAAGGGCTACAAAGGATCTCCGGTGGTCACTGGCGGAAAACTGGTCGGCATCCTTTCAAGAAGGGACTTTCAAAAAATAAAGAAAGCACCACACTTCCAATCACCGGTCAAGGCGTTCATGAGTACCCGTGTAATCACCATCCATCCGGAAGAAAGTCCGGGTCAAGCGGCCCATTTGATGATAAAAAATGATTTGGGACGGCTTCCAGTGGTGGATGAAGGTGAAATCGTCGGTATCTTCAGCCGCTCCGATGTGGTGGCGAATCTGTATGGGCTGTGCCCCCTCGGCAATTGTCTGGCCACTGGTTGTAAACAAAATATTTTTTCTTTTGACACAGCTTAA